ATATTCGAACACCTTGTCGGGATCCCTCTGTATCTCTTTACAGGGTTCCGCCACGCCCGGTGTGTACCATATGGCAAAATCATCGATGTCCCTGATGACGCACTTGGGAACCATCTCAATCTTTCCCTTGTAGAAAGGATGCATCTTCATCGCATCCAGCGCCGGCTTCCTGGCCTTTTCAAGAAGCTCTTCCTTGGTGACCTTGTCGTCGCTCATGAGACGGCTCCTCCTCCCTAAATTCATAGTTGTGTCGACATTGTAGTATAGATTTGCCGGAAAATGGAATTGAAAAATAGAGAAAGGTCGGGTAACGGACAATAGGTCATGGAAAATGATTCTTTGGTTCTTCCCATTGCCCATCACCTGGAGCCCATTACCCGGACCGCAGGTCCATTCAGTCATTGACAAACCGAGATGAAATCGTTTATTTTATTATCAAAGTGGGCCCATAGCTCAGCTGGAAGAGCCACCGGCTCATAACCGGTAGGTCCTTGGTTCGAACCCAAGTGGGCCCATAAAATGAATAAATGGTGAAAAAATTTCTTATAGAACGGAATTATCAACTCACTTGGAAGGGGTGTACCATCAGGTACACCCCTTCTTCTTTTTTGGAGGCAATACAGTGGAGCAGGAACTAGAAACCCTTTTTGAGGCACAGAAAATAGAATCGATGATAATGGAGGGAGAGCAGAAGCTTCTTCTGGCACCCAGAAAACTCAGGCAAATGGAAAACGAATTGTCCGGGATCCGCGACAAGATCGACAAGGAAAAGGAGATCATCGAGGAACTGGAAAAGGAACGACACAAGAAAGAGAAAGAACTGGAAGGGGAGAAAGAAAAGATAAAGAAACTGGAAGTGAAGCTCTATGACGTGAAGACAAACAAAGAATACCAGGCGCTCCTTAAAGAGATCGAATCCGCGAAGGAAGCGAACGACAGGACCGAAGAAGATGTTCTCGTCCTCATGGACAAGGTGGAAGATCTCAAGAGGGACTACGAGGCTTCCACGATACAACTCGCAAATCTGGAAAAGGAATCGGAGATAGAAAAGGCGGAGATAGAAAAGGAAACACAGTCAATGGACGAGGTGATAGCAAAGCTCACCACGGAAAGGGACAACCTTCTCTCCATCGTGAGCGAAAACCTGCGAACGA
This genomic interval from Syntrophorhabdaceae bacterium contains the following:
- a CDS encoding C4-type zinc ribbon domain-containing protein; this translates as MEQELETLFEAQKIESMIMEGEQKLLLAPRKLRQMENELSGIRDKIDKEKEIIEELEKERHKKEKELEGEKEKIKKLEVKLYDVKTNKEYQALLKEIESAKEANDRTEEDVLVLMDKVEDLKRDYEASTIQLANLEKESEIEKAEIEKETQSMDEVIAKLTTERDNLLSIVSENLRTIYGILREGRGGIAVTNVRNGVCLGCNMNIPPQLFIEVTKNKRLIQCPSCNRILFFRDND